In Macrobrachium rosenbergii isolate ZJJX-2024 chromosome 47, ASM4041242v1, whole genome shotgun sequence, the following are encoded in one genomic region:
- the LOC136830547 gene encoding uncharacterized protein — translation MKWRRVCSDHFATSQFKNPNDRKSGLLPNSILWLIDCPNPQKSGDVRRKQPHDRGWSAAVEDHDSSSMNETAQAEAEVSTQQCGLKRKVQALRTRLSRLQKEGGPKDSHDTSVCHN, via the exons ATGAAGTGGCGCAGAGTTTGCAGTGATCATTTTGCCACATCCCAATTCAAAAACCCCAATGACAG gAAATCTGGGTTGCTGCCAAATAGCATACTGTGGTTGATTGACTGCCCTAACCCCCAAAAGAGTGGTGATGTGAGGAGAAAGCAGCCACACGATCGGGGATGGTCTGCTGCAGTAGAAGACCATGACAGCAGTTCCATGAATG AAACTGCTCAAGCTGAAGCAGAGGTGTCGACACAGCAGTGTGGTTTAAAGAGGAAAGTGCAGGCACTGAGAACAAGGTTGTCAAGACTGCAAAAAGAAGGTGGTCCCAAAGACAGCCATGACACAAGTGTATGCCATAATTAG